In Halalkalicoccus sp. NIPERK01, one DNA window encodes the following:
- a CDS encoding winged helix-turn-helix domain-containing protein: MSAPELSEACNASVSTIYRRIERLQEYDLLDERLQLDRDGHHVQSATGTHRNRAHERWIPYRGHVP; encoded by the coding sequence ATGTCCGCCCCGGAACTGAGCGAGGCGTGTAACGCCTCCGTCTCGACCATCTACCGCCGGATCGAGCGACTCCAGGAGTACGATCTGCTCGATGAACGACTCCAGCTCGACAGGGACGGCCATCACGTACAGAGCGCGACTGGAACGCATCGAAATAGAGCTCACGAACGGTGGATTCCATATCGAGGTCACGTACCGTGA